The Myroides phaeus DNA segment CTCAAGTAGGTTATTTTTACAAAAGCACCTTATATCCAGCAATGGAATTCCTAAAAAAACACCCTTTATTACAGGAAATGGAGCTTGTAACGTTTGACTATATTAGGGAGCAAACACTTATGTCAGATGCAAATATAACTGTTATCACACCTCAACAATTAGCTGATTTAAAGCCTAATCAGGTGTTTGTATATATGACATTGAATGGAAAAACATACCCTAACCCTTCTGAGGTTGAACCATTTGTAAAGAATAGAACAAAGGTTATTTACAATCGAAAGGTAGGTTATAGAAGGTTTGGAACTTTTGAAGTTGTATAATCCTACATCCCTATTGACCCGTCCTGAAATAACTGTACAGTTTTAAAACAGTTAAAAATGGAAAATAGTAATCAAACAAGACAAAAAAAGACAGAACGTTATCACTTAAAATTTATTGAAAAAGTAATTCAAGAAATAGAAAATGGCGCTACCCAAAGTTCAGTTACTCTCAAGTATGATTTAAGACAACCAACGGTGAGTCGGTGGATTAAGAAATATGGAAGTATAGAATTTGATCAAACACGCAGGAATAAAATTTATTCAGAAAGCTTAAAACGTCAAGTAGTTCATAGTATTACAGAACACAAAATGACTATAAAAGAAGCTTGTATAACGTATGGAATCGAAAGTAAAAGTACAATAACAAATTGGTTATTAGTTAATTACAACAAAAACAAAGATCTTTGTAAAGAAATTAACATTCCAATTCTTATGGAAGAAAAAACAACCAATTTAGAATCTTTAGAAGTAAAAGCTTTAAAAAAGGCTTTAGCTGAAGCACAATTTAAGATAGTAGCATTAAATACTTTGATTGATGTAGCAGAAAAAAAATTGGATATTGATATTAGAAAAAAGTCTGGTTCCAAGCAGTTGAAGAAGTAAAACTCTTATATCCTACCAAGGGAATAGACAAAATATGTAAACTGTTTGGGAAAACACGAAGTGCTTATTATCAGTCAATTAATAAATATGAGCGGCAATCAATAAAAGATGATATCATCTTACAAGAAGTATTGAAAATCAGAACCAGCCTTCCTAAGGTAGGTACTCGAAAACTTCAGTATATGCTCCAAGAACGCTTAGCTACACATAAGATAAGCATAGGCAGAGATTATTTATTTGATTTATTAGATAGTCAAAAAATGTTGATTAGGCAGCGCAAACGAAAAGCATACACAACAGATTCTAGAGCATGGAGAGGTCAATATTTGGACTTGTATAATGGTGTAAAGGTTATTAGACCAGAGCAATTTTGGGTAAGTGATATTACATATATACGACTAAATAATGCTTGGGGATATCTGAGTTTAATCACAGATGCTTATTCACATAAAATAATGGGATATAGTTTTAATCTAGATTTGACTACAAAAGGGTGTTTGAAAGCCTTAACAATGGCGTTAAAAAATAGAATGTATACAGAAAAACTTATTCATCATTCTGATAGAGGATGCCAATACTGTAGCGCTACTTACACTCAGTTATTAATAGATAACGATATATCAATAAGTACTACACAAAGTGGAGAGCCAAGAGATAACGCAGTAGCAGAGCGAGTAAATGGTATAATTAAAGGAGAGTTTAATCTAAACTACTCAAGTTTAGGGTATCAAAAAACTAAGGAAAAAATAGGTAATAGCATAGAAGCTTATAATCAAATTAGACCTCACGATAGTTGTGATAGATTAACTCCTAATCAAGCGCACCTAAAAACAGGGGTGCTTCCTAAAAGATGGAAGAATTATTACAAGAATAAAACAGAGAAAAAAGAACTTGTACAGCAGTAATAGGATTACTGAAATAACTGTACAGTACAAAACAGGATTATCAACTATAGCTGTACAGCTATAGTAGGACGAGACATATTTTAGGTATTTACTATGGATAGCAATAGCGTAATGTGTGTATGATCTCTTGGATGTACTAAACTCATTTGCAAAACCAATAAAGCTTTTAAATGTTGAAATATTTGGTTGTCAATAGTTCAATTACTATTAACGACGGTTGCACTTATGTTGAAAACACTTATTTTCTATGTTGCGTAGTACAAATGTCTTAGCTATTAGAGATATCAAAATTATCCAAAACACACCTATATTATAAAAACAAAAAGAGGGAGCTATATAGCTCCCTCTTCTCTTAAATAAAATTGTCCCCCCAACAATCTTACTTACTGCTTGTTAAATCTTTAAAATCAAGTTTTTCTACAAAAGCAGGTTTAACCTGTTCCACCAATAAAGGCTTCTTCATTGTAAACGCAGCTTGTAAAACAATGTCTTGACTTGACTTACCAACTAATACTTTATATGTTCCAGCATCTGCTATCCACTGACTTTTATCTGTGTGAAACGATGCAATTTCTTTAGCTCCTATTGTCAAGTGTAAAACTTCAGACTGTCCTGGCTCTAACAACTTTGTCTTACCAAAATCAACTAATACCTTCACAGGTTTGTCAATAGTTCCTTTCGGTGCACTCACATATAGTTGTACTGCTTCTTTACCAGCAACTTTCCCTGTATTTGTAACCTTCACAGAAACTTTGATATCATCTTTAAACTCTTGTTTATTCAGTGTCAGACCAGTATAATCAAAAGTTGTATATGACAATCCAAATCCAAACGGATAGGCAGTTTCAACATTAAAGGTGTCGTAATAACGGTATCCAACATAGATTCCCTCCGTGTATCTAATATCACGATAATCAGAAGATTCTGAAGCAAAGAAACTATCTACAGAAGGCACATCAGCATACGCTTTTGGAAAAGTAGCTGTTGTTTTTGCAGAAGGATTTACCTTACCGCTAACAATATCAGCTAACGCATTACCACCTTCAGCACCTGCAAACCAAGTAACTAATATAGCATCTGCTTTATCACTCCAAGACGTATTCATCACACTTCCTACGTTCAATACTACAATTACTTTTTTACCTTCCTTTCTAAAAGCATTTGAAATACGAGTTAGCATTGACTCCTCTTCTTTCGTCAAATTATACTCGGTTTCAACATTCAAGTCTTGCTCTTCAGCAGAATTTCTTCCAAAAGTTAATATCGCTACATCTGTATTTGCAGCAGCCATAGCCAACTCTGCATCTGTTAAATTCAACTGTCCAATCACTCCTAACGGTGCTAATTTGTTCAACTTAGCTCTACGTGCAATATCCTTTTTCTCTTCTTCTTGAACATAACCAACATACTTTTCAAGCAATGGTTTGTACAAGGTGAATGACGCATTCTGTAACCCTTTATACACAGGTACATTATAAGACGTTGTAACCTCACTACTACCAGTACCTCCAACAACCAAGTGATACGACCCAACTCCAAATGTAGCTATACGTGTCGTTGCCGCAAGTGGAAGTGCGTTTGCATTTTTAAGCATCACTGTTCCTTCAGCTGCAATTTTACGAGACACAGCTGCGTGTGCTTTCAAATCTGGATTATCGCTATAAGCATATTTCAATGGCGTTGGCGACTTAGCCACCAAACGCAAAGCATTTTTCACTGCAAAATCCAAGTCTTTTTTAGAAAGTTTTCCCGACTTTACATCTTTCAAAGCTGCCTCTAACTGAATTTTAGAACCTGGCATAATCATATCGTTTCCTGAGCGAATTTGTGCAGATACATCATTTGACTCATTACCAGCACGGATAATTTCAACACTTGAGAAACCAGAGTACCAATCTGTCATTACCAATCCTTTAAAACCCCATTCTTCACGAAGTAGTTGGTAATTCAAATCTCTTCTTTCACTTGTATAAACATTATTCAATTTGTTATAAGAAGTCATAATTGTCCAAGGTTGAGCACCTCTAACAGCAATTTCAAATGGTCTTAAATACAACTCTCTCAAAGCACGTTCACTAACTAATGAATTACTGAAAAGGCGATTTCTCTCCGCATTATTGGCTGCATAATGTTTAAGTGAAGTCCCGATTCCCAATTCTTGAACAGCGTTGATTAAGTTCATTGCCATTACACCAGCTAAAACAGGATCTTCAGAAAGGTATTCGAAGTTACGGCCTCCAAGTGGGTTACGATGAATATTAACTCCAGGAGCTAACAACACATCAATTCCATACTCTTTAGCTTCTGTACCTAAAGCTTTTCCGATTTCGCGTGCAAGTTCTTTACTCCAAGTAGAACCTAAAACAGTTTCTGAAGGGAAAGCTGTTGTATAAAATGTTCTTGATATCCCTTCCCTCGTAGGATTAATACGGATTCCAGAAGGACCATCACACACAATAATGTCTGGAATTCCAAGGCGATCCACATTATGTGTTTGTCCACCTGCACCAGGAACTCTACCATCGATAACCCCAAGGTTACCCACATTATCCATTCCCCTACCAATGATTAAAGCAACCTTTTCTTCATCTGTTAACTTTAATAATAATTGATCAATTTCAGCATCCGTGTATAAAACTGCTTGCTGTGGTAACTTAACATCTTTTGTTTTTTGAGCACTTATTTCCTGTGTACCATATAGCACAAAGAAAGCAAGTAAATAGGTTAGTTTTTTCATAGGTTTTTATTTGGTTGATGACTATAAAATTCAACTTTAAAACACATTTGTAATATGTGAGGCAAACCTATTCCATTTCGTAAATGATTTCAATACGTATTTTCACGTATTCTTAAATCACTACATACTAACCATATATCTCTTCCAATGTCATCACTCGATTCGTGAGAGCATAAAGAATAACCCCAATGAAGTTTTTAGAGTTTGTGCGTTCCATCAAATTTCTTTTGTGCACCTCAACAGTGCGTAAACTGATGTTTAGTTCATCCGCAATTTCTTTTGCAGCCAACTCTCTCGCGGTTAATTTAATAATATATTTCTCTCGAAGTGAAATATAAACAACATCGTTAAACTCATAAAGTCCTTGATAATACAACTTCAATTTTCTAAGAAACCCGTTGGGATCGTGTTCATCAACAAACACAATATGCGGACCTATATATATTTCTTTAGCTGTAAGTGACAGCATTTTTTTAGTCCGTTCATACAACTTTGGTTCAATCGGAAACTGACAATTCCCTTTGCTCTTTTCATTATCAAATAGGTCGAAAATAACAATGCGTATATCAGGAAACAAATCTTTTAATGTTCCATAAAACGGAACATTTAGATAGTAGATTAAATGATGACTTGCAAATAGCACATCAACAGGCGTCTTTTGTAAATCTGCCAACAATTTGTTAGGACAACGCCCTTCAAATACAACCTGAACGGGTTCTTGCCAAGAAGATATATCCGTGATATCTTCTGCCAAATTCTTGTAATCTTCTGTGATTCCAACTATCATATTTATAGCACTTTATATACATAAATATACTGAAATAAAATGACATTTAACAGTTACACAAACCATACAACTTACTTGTGGATTGCAGATTAACTATCACTTCTAAACAACCTCCTCAAACTTGTTATGAATCAATTAGCACAAACAATTTGACTACTGCCTAAAATTGCGTTAGTTTTACTGCTACCGTTTTGTATTGTCAAACACTCACCTCTTTAATAACCTCAACAAATCAAGATGAAAGTAGCTATCATAGGAGCAGGAATTGCAGGATTAACAATGGCTATTGCGCTAAAAAGAGCCAATATTCCCTTTGTCATTTACGAAGCCACCAAAGAAATCAAACCTGTTGGTGCGGGAATTGCCATTGCCAACAACGCTATGCAGGTATACCGCTATCTTGGGGTAGCTGATCAATTGAACGAAAGAGGTGTACGTATTTCCACAGTGAAGCTCACTGATTTTAAGCTGAATTTATTAAACAGTACCGATTTAACGCCTTATGAACAGCAGTATAAACTGGCAAATATCGCCATACACCGAAGTGAATTACACCAAGTATTGCTCAACGCAATTGATAGAGAGAACGTGGTACTGGGCAAGCGCATACAAAACATTGAAAAGCGAGCTGACGGACTATATGAACTGACGTTTACAGACAACAGCAAGGCGACTCACAAGTATGTGATTGGAGCAGATGGTATACGCTCACAGGTTAGGCAGTTCATTTTTGGAGACCATCCGTTGCGCGATGCTAAACAAGTATGCTGGCGTGGGGTTCTCGATTTTGACCTACCTCCTACGCATAACCACGTAGCTCTTGAAGGTTGGGGAAAAGGCAAGCGCTTTGGCTTTGTAAAATTGGACAGTAAACAGGTGTATTGGTACTTTTTAGTGGATGAGGATAAATACATACAACAACCCGAATTGACAGATCACTTAGGCGATTGCGCACCTCTGGTAGAACAGATGATTACGCAAACACCCCCTTCTGAACTACATATCGACAAGATATACGACTTACAATTAATGCAACAATGGTATAAAGACAAGGTCTGTTTAATTGGCGATGCCGCACACGCTACAACCCCTAACTTAGGGCAAGGTGCTTGTCAGGCTATTGAAGATGTTTATGTTTTTAGTCGATTATTAGAACAATTCACTTTAGATGAAGCCCTTCAGAAGTTTCCGGTTATCCGCCGTAAAAAAGCACATAGTATTGTACGCAACAGTTGGCAATTGGGTCAAATAGCCCAACTTAGCAATCCAGTGTTAGTTGCCGCTCGTAATACTGCATTTAAGGTACTACCAGCGTTTTTGAAGGACAAACAAATGCGAGAGATGTTCGAGTTAGATAAAGTGTATTAAGTGCTTTAGAAGAGGTTATTTAATCTCATAAAACACTTTCTCTACACATACAGTTATTGGAGTGAACTGAAAACCTAACAAAGGTGCTTCTACACAAGATTATTATAGATCATCCTCTGTATTTACAGTACTTCCTATAGTTTTAAACGACATTAACTCGTAATTGAGTCGTAAATAAGTCGTAGATGGTTCGCGAAAAAGGCCTTTAGGTGAGGTAATTACGACTTATTTACGGCCTATTTGCGACTAAATGTTATACAAAACCCTTTCAACCTCAGTGTTTATAAGGGATAGTAGCGATATGAGAAAAAAGTGGGACAGAGTTTATAGTGCATTTGATAGCATATGATGTCAAATGATAGCAAATGATGTCAAAATAACCGCTTTGAAATTATTGTCTTGTAGGGATGTCTAATTTTGCCTTATAAACTAAAACTAACATTGGGAATATCTAATTCTGACTTAAACAATAAATACTTGCTGATTATGAAAGACACGCTGGTTAAAATCTGCTGATTATATGAAAGTACTTCTCTCTTATTTGTGGCAGCCAAAGGTTGAAAGAAATGACGATGATTGGTAAAATAGACTACTCTGCGCTTAGTTTTGGTTACTACTGATTCGAGACTAATACCACATTGGTTCTACACTCCTTCGGAAATCCCCCCCTGTTTCCGAGTAAATGTGGGACTTGTCTCGAACTTGTCTCGAACATGGTGTAATCAAAACGCTTGTAAGGCTTGTGGGTATTGGGTATTGGGAATGGAGAGGATGGCTTTAGGGTATAAAAAACAAGTATATCTATTCAATATGAAAAATCAATAAATTTCAAACAAAAGGTATAATATACAACAAAATCCAAAGAAGAAATATCTTTGGATTTTGTTATTTTAAACATTACTTATAAAAGCATTTTTATCTACCAGTCATCATCCTCGTCATTATCTTCATTTTCTGCCTCTATATCATAAGATGTATAACTTTCATACAAATCACCTCCGTCTTCATCATCACTACCATTGTATGGATTATCTTTACCATAATATTGTCCATTTACTTTATCACTCTCGTCTTGATCAAAATATCTTGCCATCTTAATATTTATTTTAAATTAGTACTTATTAAATTACATTCTTTTTTTTAAATAAAAAATCTTTTATAATTAAGTTTTTAATTGACATCTAAACAACACAATTATAAACATTTTGTTCTATTAATTAGATCTTAAAAGATATCTTTTTTTATATTATAAAATATATGTTTTATAATTTTCACTTTCTACAAAGTCTTTAATTGCCCCTTCAAATAACACTCTACCTCCATATTTTCCTTTACCTGGTCCCATCTCTATTACATAATCGCAATTTTGAAGTCCCATAATGTTGTGCTCTATAAAAATAACCGTTGCCTTATTTTTAGTTAATTCTGTAAATATCTCTAAAATATTTACTGAATCACTATTACTTAGCCCCCTTAAAGGCTCATCAAAAATAAAGACTTTATTTTTTAATCTTTTTCCTAAAAACTTCGTCATCTTCAACCTTTGAGCTTCTCCTCCAGAAATTGAATCTGTTGTTCTAAACAAAGTCAAGTAACCTAACCCTAATTTTTTTAACAAATTAAGTTTTTTACTTATAACATCATTGTCTTTTAAAAATGTTTCTTCTAATAAAAAATCAATAGTACTATTTAAAATATCATAAATAGAATAACCTTCTACTTTAAAAGATAAAACAGTAGTATTGTACCTTTTGCCTTTACAGGTATCACATATAACTTCAACTTCTGTTTTTCCAAAATCTAATTTATATGTTAAAACTCCTTTTCCATTACAATCACAACACTTCCCTTTTTCAGAATTAAAGTTAAAAAAAAGAGAATCAATATCTAATTTACTTGAAAACAAATTTCTTAAATCATCAAATACCCCACAATACGAAGCTATCGTAGAATTTATACTTCCTCTCAAAGGTTTCTGAGAAACATACTCAGAACCTTTACACTTACTCATTATTGATTTTACTAAAGTAGACTTTCCTGATCCTGAAGGCCCATAAATTCCTGTAATATTCTCTATAGGGATTTTAACCGAAATATTTTGCAAATTATGACTATTTAAATTACTAAAGCTCATAAATTCCTCACATTCTCTACGAGTAAAATTTAAAATATTTAAGTCTGGGATTTCATCAACTATCATTCCTCCTTCTAAACCTGATTTAGGTCCAATAATAAAATTTTTATCTGTTTTTGAAAGAAAATAAGAATTATGCTCAATCATTAAAATTGTGTTATTCCTCTTTTTTAATTTATATAGAGAATCCAGAAGATTACTATACTCAGATATATGAAGTCGAGCAGAGGGCTCGTCGATTACATACATCATATCTGTAATTTTAGAAGAAAGTATATTCACTAACCTTAGTCTTTGTAACTCTCCTCCAGATAAAGTTGGTATTGATCTATTAAAATTTAAGTATCCTAAATTAGAATTTATTAACTCTTTAATAGTTGTCACTATATCATTTAAGATTATTTTTATTTCTTTACAATTCTCCTTCAAAAAAGCACTATTTATGAATGTCAATAATTCCTCAAACTCTAATTGATATAAGTCACCAATACTTTTTCCGTAATACTTTAACCCAGAAATTTTCTCATTAAATCTTGTTCCTTCACACTTCGTACATTCTGAAGAAAAAGCATACTCCGATATTTTCTGATGACTAGATATATGCTTTTTATCATCTTTTAAAGTTTGCATCATTAATAAAACACCTTCGTAAAAAAACTCTTTATTCCTTTTTTTCCCATTCAAAGTATAAGATACTTTAAACTTAGTATTAGATCGTCCGTATAGTAATGCATCTTTCTGATTTTTATTTAATTTTGCAAATGGAATAGTTAATGGAATATTAGAAAATTCAGCAAACTTTTCCAAAACTTTTTGTTGATATTTATTTTTCCAACTTTTAAAAGGTTGTTCAATAATACTTTTACTTTCATCAATAACTTGCGTAGAATCTACAAGATATTCAATTCCTAATCCTGAACAATGTTTACAAGCATTTTGAGGATTATTAAATGTAAACAAGCTAACTGGCTCAGAAGTAAAAATTGAATATAACAAACGAAAATCTCTATCTATCTTTAAAAAAGTTGCAATTGTAGACCTTGGGTTAGTATTATAATTATCTTGAGGAAGTGATATTGCAGGTATAATATTATCATAAAAATCAATATCAAACGCTGTGTTTTTTGTTAATTCACCAGTAACTTTTTCCCATTCAAAATTTGAAATTGCAAAAATTGTTCCGTAAGCTAAAGAACTTTTTCCTGAACCTGAAGGCCCAGATACTCCGTAAAATGCACCTTTTTCTAAACTAACATCTATATTTTTTAAATTATTAGTTTTTATGCCTTTATAAATTAAAATATTTCCCATGTGTTCCACACCATTTACAATCTAATCTACGATCAATTTGAAGATTAGAAAAATTTAAATCTTGAGTACTAAATTCTGTTCTTTTATTTATCATTGAAAAATTCTGCAAATTCGCCAATATTTTAAATGCTTCGTTTGCTGCTATCGAAGCTGATAAAGCTGATAAAGGAGGAAAACTTCCTACTTTTCTATCTTTATTTTCTAATTTTTGTATGTTATTTGTGTCAATTTCATTAATTTCTTCTAAATGCATTTTAAAACATTCCACGCAAGCTGTTTTCCCTGGAAAAACTACTTGTCCAATCAAAGACTGATGCAAATTATACCCTCCGCCAATTATATGTTTTATATCATTTTCCATACAAAATTCACCTATTATTTGTGACGTTCTATCAACAGTAGGAAAATCCGCACAATTTATTACTAAGTCAAAATACTTATGATTTAGAGAATTAAGTAACTCAAAAGACAATTCTTTATTAATAATATTACATTTAATATTATCATCTAAATTCCGTATATTTTTTGTAAAAGAAATTGTTTTCTTACAATTCACATCTTGTTCTTTATAACCAAATTGTCTATGTAAATTTGAAAGAGAAACATTATCAGGGTCAATAAAAGTAAAGTTTTGAACGCCTGACATCGCCAAACATTGCCCAACCCATGTTCCAACAGCACCTAAGCCAACAATAACCACATGACTTTTAGTGATTTTTTCAAAAGCCTTTATTACATCAGAT contains these protein-coding regions:
- a CDS encoding IS630 transposase-related protein, encoding MENSNQTRQKKTERYHLKFIEKVIQEIENGATQSSVTLKYDLRQPTVSRWIKKYGSIEFDQTRRNKIYSESLKRQVVHSITEHKMTIKEACITYGIESKSTITNWLLVNYNKNKDLCKEINIPILMEEKTTNLESLEVKALKKALAEAQFKIVALNTLIDVAEKKLDIDIRKKSGSKQLKK
- a CDS encoding IS3 family transposase; protein product: MCKLFGKTRSAYYQSINKYERQSIKDDIILQEVLKIRTSLPKVGTRKLQYMLQERLATHKISIGRDYLFDLLDSQKMLIRQRKRKAYTTDSRAWRGQYLDLYNGVKVIRPEQFWVSDITYIRLNNAWGYLSLITDAYSHKIMGYSFNLDLTTKGCLKALTMALKNRMYTEKLIHHSDRGCQYCSATYTQLLIDNDISISTTQSGEPRDNAVAERVNGIIKGEFNLNYSSLGYQKTKEKIGNSIEAYNQIRPHDSCDRLTPNQAHLKTGVLPKRWKNYYKNKTEKKELVQQ
- a CDS encoding glycoside hydrolase family 3 N-terminal domain-containing protein, yielding MKKLTYLLAFFVLYGTQEISAQKTKDVKLPQQAVLYTDAEIDQLLLKLTDEEKVALIIGRGMDNVGNLGVIDGRVPGAGGQTHNVDRLGIPDIIVCDGPSGIRINPTREGISRTFYTTAFPSETVLGSTWSKELAREIGKALGTEAKEYGIDVLLAPGVNIHRNPLGGRNFEYLSEDPVLAGVMAMNLINAVQELGIGTSLKHYAANNAERNRLFSNSLVSERALRELYLRPFEIAVRGAQPWTIMTSYNKLNNVYTSERRDLNYQLLREEWGFKGLVMTDWYSGFSSVEIIRAGNESNDVSAQIRSGNDMIMPGSKIQLEAALKDVKSGKLSKKDLDFAVKNALRLVAKSPTPLKYAYSDNPDLKAHAAVSRKIAAEGTVMLKNANALPLAATTRIATFGVGSYHLVVGGTGSSEVTTSYNVPVYKGLQNASFTLYKPLLEKYVGYVQEEEKKDIARRAKLNKLAPLGVIGQLNLTDAELAMAAANTDVAILTFGRNSAEEQDLNVETEYNLTKEEESMLTRISNAFRKEGKKVIVVLNVGSVMNTSWSDKADAILVTWFAGAEGGNALADIVSGKVNPSAKTTATFPKAYADVPSVDSFFASESSDYRDIRYTEGIYVGYRYYDTFNVETAYPFGFGLSYTTFDYTGLTLNKQEFKDDIKVSVKVTNTGKVAGKEAVQLYVSAPKGTIDKPVKVLVDFGKTKLLEPGQSEVLHLTIGAKEIASFHTDKSQWIADAGTYKVLVGKSSQDIVLQAAFTMKKPLLVEQVKPAFVEKLDFKDLTSSK
- a CDS encoding response regulator transcription factor produces the protein MIVGITEDYKNLAEDITDISSWQEPVQVVFEGRCPNKLLADLQKTPVDVLFASHHLIYYLNVPFYGTLKDLFPDIRIVIFDLFDNEKSKGNCQFPIEPKLYERTKKMLSLTAKEIYIGPHIVFVDEHDPNGFLRKLKLYYQGLYEFNDVVYISLREKYIIKLTARELAAKEIADELNISLRTVEVHKRNLMERTNSKNFIGVILYALTNRVMTLEEIYG
- a CDS encoding FAD-dependent monooxygenase, which encodes MKVAIIGAGIAGLTMAIALKRANIPFVIYEATKEIKPVGAGIAIANNAMQVYRYLGVADQLNERGVRISTVKLTDFKLNLLNSTDLTPYEQQYKLANIAIHRSELHQVLLNAIDRENVVLGKRIQNIEKRADGLYELTFTDNSKATHKYVIGADGIRSQVRQFIFGDHPLRDAKQVCWRGVLDFDLPPTHNHVALEGWGKGKRFGFVKLDSKQVYWYFLVDEDKYIQQPELTDHLGDCAPLVEQMITQTPPSELHIDKIYDLQLMQQWYKDKVCLIGDAAHATTPNLGQGACQAIEDVYVFSRLLEQFTLDEALQKFPVIRRKKAHSIVRNSWQLGQIAQLSNPVLVAARNTAFKVLPAFLKDKQMREMFELDKVY
- a CDS encoding ATP-binding cassette domain-containing protein, producing MGNILIYKGIKTNNLKNIDVSLEKGAFYGVSGPSGSGKSSLAYGTIFAISNFEWEKVTGELTKNTAFDIDFYDNIIPAISLPQDNYNTNPRSTIATFLKIDRDFRLLYSIFTSEPVSLFTFNNPQNACKHCSGLGIEYLVDSTQVIDESKSIIEQPFKSWKNKYQQKVLEKFAEFSNIPLTIPFAKLNKNQKDALLYGRSNTKFKVSYTLNGKKRNKEFFYEGVLLMMQTLKDDKKHISSHQKISEYAFSSECTKCEGTRFNEKISGLKYYGKSIGDLYQLEFEELLTFINSAFLKENCKEIKIILNDIVTTIKELINSNLGYLNFNRSIPTLSGGELQRLRLVNILSSKITDMMYVIDEPSARLHISEYSNLLDSLYKLKKRNNTILMIEHNSYFLSKTDKNFIIGPKSGLEGGMIVDEIPDLNILNFTRRECEEFMSFSNLNSHNLQNISVKIPIENITGIYGPSGSGKSTLVKSIMSKCKGSEYVSQKPLRGSINSTIASYCGVFDDLRNLFSSKLDIDSLFFNFNSEKGKCCDCNGKGVLTYKLDFGKTEVEVICDTCKGKRYNTTVLSFKVEGYSIYDILNSTIDFLLEETFLKDNDVISKKLNLLKKLGLGYLTLFRTTDSISGGEAQRLKMTKFLGKRLKNKVFIFDEPLRGLSNSDSVNILEIFTELTKNKATVIFIEHNIMGLQNCDYVIEMGPGKGKYGGRVLFEGAIKDFVESENYKTYIL
- a CDS encoding HesA/MoeB/ThiF family protein; translation: MEINSVLKLRPSVALVIGDDFTEFFNSNTREILRLEINPEISNLLFKFDGILTVGSFISDLGNGDEDVEGLMLLLDYLNERSVLINVDVDYPKYAYSKFKRVFNLLEDYYLNQSDVIKAFEKITKSHVVIVGLGAVGTWVGQCLAMSGVQNFTFIDPDNVSLSNLHRQFGYKEQDVNCKKTISFTKNIRNLDDNIKCNIINKELSFELLNSLNHKYFDLVINCADFPTVDRTSQIIGEFCMENDIKHIIGGGYNLHQSLIGQVVFPGKTACVECFKMHLEEINEIDTNNIQKLENKDRKVGSFPPLSALSASIAANEAFKILANLQNFSMINKRTEFSTQDLNFSNLQIDRRLDCKWCGTHGKYFNL